Part of the Echeneis naucrates chromosome 1, fEcheNa1.1, whole genome shotgun sequence genome, CTGGCTAAAAGATGAATAAGATGCGGCGTCAGGTGTAACAGTACTGCGCTGATGCCTCTGTGGGGAGCTCTCCCTGTGAACACATTACAGGCATCCAGCTCCAGATCAGGCAGCAGGACCACCTGGGAAGTTCCACCATTTCGTTTTATTGTTGTGAGTCAGTCTTCAACGGCATGTACCGCAAATACTTCTATCTTCCTGCAACACAGCCCACAGCTGACCCAGAAGGCAAAGTCCACAAGTTTAATGGTTACCTGTCTCAGGTGACGCAGTGTGGTCCTGTGTGTATAAAAAGCTCGGAGCATCACTCACCTGCAGACACCAGAGCTACACCTCACGGGTACCTCACTACTGCTGCTCTCTGTAAGTCACATTTGTACCAGAAGTGGTATGTATACTGTGATAATTCTGATGACCGTTGTGTTGCCATGACACTGATATAAACTTGTGATTTCAGACCACCACCCTGTGAAACTGTGGCCTCTGACAGCTGTTCCCATCATGAAGACTCTTGTGAttctctctgttgctctctgtgcCGATTTCATCTGGGCTGCAACAGGTCTGAGTCCCAACTCAGCGTTTCATTAACATGTAAAACCAGACTGAACTGATTTTTTGTGGTCAGAGTggatctgatttaaaaaaataattctgaTGGCCTTAGATGGCCTCAGATCAGATTGGAGGTCAAACTGGTGGCGAGCTGGTCTCTGATGATGCTGTGAGATTGACAGAGGTAGTGATGTTTTTCCCAGAGGTCTTAATGCTCTCTGGGCTCGTCCGCCTTGGAGCAGGTGGTGAaccacactgaaacactgagtAAGCACATTTCTAGAAATCCACCAAGAGCTTCTGGAGTAGTTTAGTCCTCCTCAGGCTCCCCAGGTAGAAAAGGCATAGTTTGGCCATACCAGTGACTGAGGCACTAGGTTTTCCATCTAAAGCCCAGCTGGAGACCAGCAGCTGACGACAGGGGGAGTAAGAAGTCTAACTAAGAATAAGTCTCAAAGCTAAGGTCTCCAGACACTGAATAGACAGGTGAATGTGGGTCATGAGAGGTTGGAGGGACTGAGGACACTCAGCTCGATGGTTGAAAGTCATTGACATGAATCCATTCTGCTGTCTCTCCCTCAGCTTTTCCATCTGAAGCTCCTCAAAAACAAGCTGCACCTCAACAAAGTAAGTGGTATCTTTTCGAGACATCTCTGCCTCAACCTGCTGCAACGTAATCACATTGTCTGCGTGAATCAATGCTGAAGTGTCCCAGTTCAGATACAGCACTGTATATGGACAGCTGGACTCCGCAGTCAGTGTTTTGTCGATGCTGGTTGAACTGAAACAGGATTAAGTTGCTGACAGTCTAATGACACATGGGCCGTAAGAGAAGCTCACAGACTCTGTGTTGACGCTTTCACAGAGGTGGCTGCTGTGgctgatgttgctgctgaaaGATCAGAAAATGCACCTCGAGGTAAGGAAATCACACCACAGACAGGTGTCACAGTAACATGAGACTTCTGATGCTGCATGCACAACAAAAGCCTTTTGGGAGTTTACTTATTCTTATTGTATTTACTTCATCGGTTTCagcttttttccatttctgcctTGACGGCTGGCAAAGTTTTGATGGCAGCTGCTACTTCTTAGCCAACTTTCCTGAGAGCTGGACAAATGCTGAGGTAACAATGTCACAGCCGTCAAAGGAGAACAGAAGATGTGTGAAGCTTGCCCTTGGTTTTATGgtgtaatgaaataaaacacaacttcctcctctcctgttgcCTTTCAGAGCTTTTGTGCTAGCTACGGTGGCAGTCTGGCCTCAGTCCACGACATCTGGGGGTACAACTTCCTCCAGCGTATGGTCAAGACGGGTGGCCACCCGTTTGCTTGGATTGGAGGTTACTACTTCCAGGTGGGAGCACATTTTTTGGCATGATGATTGCAGTATGTGTATAGTATTGAGAGTCAATTATGCAGATAGCTTGTGCAGAGGTtacagcaggagcagaagcagaagagcagactttcattttattcatggGGCAGTGGGTTAAAATAGGGTTAGTCAATGAGTCCTGATGAAACTGgttcagactgtgtttgtgctcttaCTCAAATTTGAAAACGGATGGGGTAAACTAAATTAACAGTGAATTCCTGTTGCAGGGTAACTGGAGATGGGAAGACGGTTCACGGTTTGACTATAACAGGTGGGAAACCATAAGCTCCACTGACCACTTCCAGTGTCTGCAGCTCAATTCTCAAGGTAAGagcagcaaggaaaaaaaaaaaaaaacaacaacaacaactcagcaAAGAGAACAGACTATCAGACTGATTTCTGCAAGTACATGTGTTGATGCAATGCTGTCGCTGGTGTTTTTGCAGAGTCCAAGGGGTGGTCCAACAATGACTGTGGCATGCCGTTCCCATTTGTGTGTCAGGTCAAGAGGGTGAACTGTTAACTGCCACAATGTAGCTGTTCAAACTGttagttgttttgttgaggACTGAATGAGTgtcatctgttgtgtgtgttgtgtgccaaataaaaatcttaattCATGTCATTAATGTGATGTTCTTCTTTCTGGAGTTTAAAGCCATTTTGAAACCTTTGACCAAAGGTCTCAGATCCTGTTCAGATCAGACTATAAACACAGACGAATGCAGCTTAGTGATGACAATACTGACTGTCAACATTTTGGCATTGTCTGACGCCGATAATAAACCTATAAAAAATGATCAAAGAAGAAAGACAGGGGACGTGACACTTTGGTGCatgtcagtttgttttaaacatatgTTCACCCACCTGTCATCCTACTTTCACAGTCAGAGACAAAGAGTTGTTTTCAGTAAGCGCATCTACATCGCTCTAAAGATAGGTTGGCTTTTTAGTCAGACGCCTGCACAGGCTCTTCTTCACTGAGGCCGACTGGAAATTGTGGTCAAGCCAACTCTGGCAGCGCTCGTTATcgaggctgctgctggtgatgtcACTGCTGTCTCTGTGATCTTTACCTGGATCTCCACAACCATTTGACAACATCCAGGTAACAATGTGTGGACAGGTAGTGAACAGTACTCCTTCAAAAGTCCAGAACCTCTTGGGCTATTCCACCCCTTTGCAGAGTGGTACATTCCATCCATCAGTTGGTACGTTCCAGCCTCAGTGCCCTTCAAAGGGCGGTCTGCTTTCTGTGGGTTCTGGAGCCACTGTTAAGTTGTGCTGAAGTTGTGAAACTTGTCTACGTGCCCCTTCATCATCTGTTGTTAGCGTCCATTTTTCACCCACATAATGTATATTGTAACATTTGTGTTGATTGTTTGCAAAGAtgcatattttttaattttcatgtgtTCCATGTCTGCCCATCGGCGTGCAAATAGTCGAATAAAGGGCTGGCAAGCTGCTGTGTAGAGGCAGCAATATTGGTTTGTTAGCATGTTTATGGGCACATTTGATCAGTGACTAGTCAATCCTCACAGCCAATTAGGTGAATCCTGGAACAGTATATATGTTATTAAATAGGGAAAGACTATTTCTATGCATCTGAAACTGCATTGTTCGCTTGTCAGGGCAATAAAAGGGATCTGGTTCATGTGTACTTTACTGCGGTCTGGCTCCATCTCGTGGCCTTCCTAAGCAGAGCAGTAACAATTTCAGCAAACTGATGAGGTTAGTTAGTAACAGTTGTGTGACAATTGCTGTGCTTAATGGTTTTTCTATACAATTGTTTTTTACTTTGCAtagttttattattacttttgtacacacacacactcacacacacacacacagcagtggaaACTATGATGTCACTGCCAATCATTTCTATTACTGCATCAAGTACAGCATCTCATTGACCtcagtgaggaagaaaagcTTGAGAATTTTTAATATCcttgtttcatatttttgatCTACAGCTAGTGGTTGTTGATTACACAGTTAAGAAAAGTTGTGATGATACAGGacattttcttctgtctgcagataCTCAGAGCTTCAGGGACCGTTCTCATCTCCAGTCTGAAGCTGGACTGAGACAAACTGAAGGAAAATCACACGCTTCGTCATTCTCTCTGCACTTTATTGGAAACAAATATTACATCGACAATcacaaagagaagcatttttGTACAAAAGTCACCAattttttgattcatttaaacacagtgaatttgagaacaaacagaaacacaacaaagttcCAGCTGGTTCGTCCCAGGCCCCAGATTATTAGCATGTGTGTTAACACTTGAATGGGTCTTTGGCGCAGATGAAGCGTTGACTGGAGCTGCACTGGGTGTTACTCCAACCAGCTGAAGATGGATtaagaaagagacaaaagacaaaacataaaccCTAGAATCCAAGACAACAGCACTCTGACATTTTACCGAAGACACTGAGCCAGTCAGCACTCGGACAATCAGTGTATGACATGTCCTCAACCACAAACTCCTACTCCTACTCTTGTAAATGCTCTGATGGCATGGAGAGAGCGCCACCATCTATTCTCTGTTACTAGCTGCAGCTGCACTGACTGAGCAGTGCAGCGTCCCTCTCCAGAACAACAGCCTGGCAGGGGGAACACATTAGCTCCATGAGAGGATAACAGGAGGAAACAGGTCACAGTAGGTCAAAGTGGAGCTGATGTTTCTGTCCAGCCCAAAGTCAAGAGAAGTGTGTTGTTCCTTTGCTGTTTGTGCAAAAAGAATCCAGAGACTGAGGATGGGACTTACTGGTGCTGCGCAGGTATATGCAGGGGTTGCTTGTGACGGAGGCCTGGGTGTACCAGTTGGTGTAATAGAAACCTTCACGGTCAATCCACATCCACCGGCcctgagagacagaggacaTGACAGTAAAGAAGTGTGCCCTTATTCTCATCCAGTAGGAATTCTAGACCCTCTTTGGACCAGATCCTGGGGCTAATCTGGGCTGACGTTCATGGATACAGACCTGCAGGTTGAAGCCTCCCAGCCATGCGATGGTCTGAGACGCTGTCTTTGCGAGCCCCTGCAGGAAGATGTACTCTCTGGGGCTGGACACTGAGGCCAAGTTGCTCCCCAGGTTGTTGCAATGTTCCTGATagacagaggagggacagaggggTCTTTGTGGGTCTTATGTCActtcagttttctctctctttttttcagctgtgaatGTGAAGCTCTTTGTGGACTGAAGGTGACAGACCGTCACCATCCAGAGATGTGTGGTGTGTGATGAATGGCCATAGTGGGCCagaatcaatcagtcaatcaatcgACAAACTGGTGTTGATGTCTGTTACCATGTCAGAAAATGCGCACAGTTTTCTGCCGCACAATCATTTCTGTTGTCATGACAGGAGCTCGACAGTAACCACGCTCCATCATGTCACAGGAAAAAGACACTATGCACAAGCTCACTGTCAAGGCAATGTCAGTCAGAGTGGCTGTACCTCGGCACTGTACCAGGACTTGGGGCTGTTGACAAAGAGGAAGCAGCGAGAGCCATGAGAAAACCAGTCGTCTGGACAGAAGTTAAACcgagctgcagagagacagagcagatggAGTGAAGTTGGCTTCAATTAAAGGACACGTCTGaaacatgccccccccccccatctgttACCATTTTGACCACAAAGAGTAAGAAAAAAGTAATGTGGCCTTTACCCTCAGGTGCTGCTGCTTCATCCTCatgtgctgcacaaacacagagaaacattcTCAGCACATgggcaacaacagcaacaataacaataacagcaacataACTCCAGGTGATGAGATCAACACAAGTTCAGAGCTAAGGACGAGCTGACAGCCACAGAAGAGCTCTGATGCCATATTTCTGCTTCATGCCAACATCCTCACTCTGCATACAGGTCACTCTGCCATTACTGCAGAGAGCAAAATAAATCCTTATCTGGAAGAAGAAATTAGGACAAAACTGATAAAGACACACGTGACTTTTTGGTCTAGTTGTAAATCCTCATCCGGATCTAGACTGAGCTATTTGGATCATTGGTTCAGGTGATATTATCCCTGAGCTGTcaagaaattaaaaaggaagGCACACAGAAACAAGATACTGACCAGGAGGAGCAGCCATCTTTTCCTCTGGCGCCTGGACTGCTGCATCTGAGGATGAATAACATGAATGTTGGCTTTAGAAATATAATATATCCTGTGTGAGGATCCAGCTGATTTTTCAATACTGACCTGGAgccttcagtttttcttcaacTGGAGCTGCAGAGCAAAATAACAACAGAGTCAGTGAGTGAAAAaccctgcatgtgtgtgtgtgtgtgtgtgtgtgtatgtgtgtgcgctgcACATTGCCGCTGTGTGCTAACATCTTCACACAATGGCAACATGCAGATTTTAAGCAGGTGACTCTATACCATTACTGTAGAGTGCAAAATAAATCCAAGCTATTCTTTGGACTCTGCCTGCATGTGGACATAGACCATAATTAGGCCTAGGAAACAGGAATATTGTGGTCCAGAAGAAATGAGAGCTGGACtgataaagaaacacaaagatttgttttcaaataCTGGTTATCAGGGTAAACACCAGTTTATAGACCAGGAACCTTGGACCTGGGAGAGGCAGAGGATCAGGGACCTGCTGCTGGTCCAGCTCCAGTTTAGGAACCATAAGGGCTGTAACGGGTTGAGCTGTAAATCTTCAGTCAAGATCTGAACAGAGCTATTAGGGTGATTGGTTCAAGTGATTTTGGGGCTgtgaggaaataaaacagagaatgacacaaaaacaggcAGCATATAGATATAAAGAGGATACTGACCAGGAGGAGCAGCCATCTTTTCCTCTGGCGCCTGGACTACTGCATCTGAGGATGAATAACATGAATGTTGGTTTTAGAAATAATCAGCTCTGATGATCTGCGTGTGTGAGGATCCAGCTGATCTTTCAATACTGACCAGCAGCCTTCGGTTTTTCTTCAGCCGGAGCTGCAGAGCAAAATAACAGCACAGTCAGTGAATGACAaattatgtctgtgtgtatgtgtgcttgtgtgtgtgtgtgtgtgtgtgtgtgtgtgtgtgtgtgtgtgtgcatgctggcTGACCTGCAGATGCTGCAAAGAGCAGtacagagaggagcaggaccGTCTTCATGTTGAGGATCAGGTTGTCCTGTGGAGAATATAAGAGTGAAGTGAATGAAGAGACAGAACCCAAGAACCTGTCAGGTAGATGTCGTGAGGAGCTGATTTTCAGGTTAGCTTCAGGTTAGCTTCAGGGTAGCTGAAGGTGTACTGATGGAAGGATGTGGCTCTGCCCTTATATACCCAAGCTTGGCGAGTGAAACCCTGTGGAGGGGTTACTTCTGTTCACGACTTGGCTGTTTTTCCTGGAAGCTAATAAAAGTGAGACCATAAACATCTGTGGCTGGACTCTGAACTGGGTCCTAGTCCACAGACCAGTCAACCTGGATTGGTCCTGCAGTGACAGGATGTGTGTCAGTTGTGACATTTTACAGGTCAAAACAAGTACCAGGACCTGATCCAGGCCTTGTTGGGCAATGAGGTCTTCTGATCCCTCTGGTCCCAGGTCTCCGCAAGCCTCAGTTGTCAGGGTCAGTTCTCTCTTGCTCAGGGGTCAGTTGTCTCTTTCTGCAGGGTCagttgtgtctttctgcagggtcagttgtgtctttctgcagggccagttgtgtctttctgcagggtcagttgtgtctttctgcagggTCAGTTGTGTCTTCCTGAGGGGTCagttgtgtctttctgcagggtcagttgtgtctttctgcagggTCAGTTGTGTCTTCCTGCAGGGCCagttgtgtctttctgcagggtcagttgtgtctttctgcagggtcagttgtgtctttctgcaggTCAGTTGTGTCTTCCTACAGGGTCAAttgtgtctttctgcagggtcagttgtgtctttctgcagggTCAGTTGTGTCTTCCTACAGGGTCagttgtgtctttctgcagggTCAGTTGTGTCTTCCTACAGGGTCagttgtgtctttctgcagggtcagttgtgtctttctgcagggTCAGTTGTGTCTTCCTGAGGGGTCagttgtgtctttctgcagggTCAGTTGTGTCTTCCTGCAGGGCCagttgtgtctttctgcagggccagttgtgtctttctgcagggtcaattgtgtctttctgcagggTCAGTTGTGTCTTCCTACAGGGCCagttgtgtctttctgcagggTCAGTTGTGTCTTCCTACAGGGTCagttgtgtctttctgcagggtcagttgtgtctttctgcagggTCAGTTGTCGCTTCCTAAGGAGTCAGGTGACTCTCACTGTGGGGCAAATCTTAGACACCTTGAGACAAATGACAGCGTCTGTCCTCCTATGACAAagtttccacttcctgtctctttgCTGGTGGACAGCTGGGTTCCTGCATGTCTGCTTCCTGTCCTTACTCTAGTG contains:
- the LOC115049505 gene encoding ladderlectin-like, translating into MRLLMLHAQQKPFGSLLILIVFTSSVSAFFHFCLDGWQSFDGSCYFLANFPESWTNAESFCASYGGSLASVHDIWGYNFLQRMVKTGGHPFAWIGGYYFQGNWRWEDGSRFDYNRWETISSTDHFQCLQLNSQESKGWSNNDCGMPFPFVCQVKRVNC
- the LOC115049101 gene encoding ladderlectin-like, coding for MKTVLLLSVLLFAASAAPVEEKLKAPDAAVQAPEEKMAAPPAHEDEAAAPEARFNFCPDDWFSHGSRCFLFVNSPKSWYSAEEHCNNLGSNLASVSSPREYIFLQGLAKTASQTIAWLGGFNLQGRWMWIDREGFYYTNWYTQASVTSNPCIYLRSTTGWSNTQCSSSQRFICAKDPFKC